One segment of Thermosynechococcus sp. HN-54 DNA contains the following:
- a CDS encoding R3H domain-containing nucleic acid-binding protein, with protein sequence MTADPIAAGCAWLEQALALAGFKTTVSVVESPLAGVVPGHWLEIDRQSLSAAQIESLLANNAQALDALQYLLNATLNLGRSREEQTAFTLELAGYRRARYRQLQEIAHQVAAQVLDTGKPVEIRSLSAAERRVVHSLIKVESDCLETFSHGEEPDRRLVVQLAQGTEAEVAADALEQV encoded by the coding sequence ATGACCGCTGATCCAATTGCTGCGGGGTGTGCGTGGCTGGAACAGGCGCTTGCTTTAGCAGGCTTTAAGACAACCGTTTCCGTGGTGGAGTCCCCTTTAGCAGGTGTGGTGCCGGGGCACTGGCTAGAGATCGATCGCCAGTCGCTGAGTGCTGCGCAAATTGAATCACTGCTGGCCAACAATGCCCAAGCCCTCGATGCGTTGCAATATCTGCTCAATGCCACGTTGAATTTGGGGCGATCACGGGAGGAGCAAACGGCTTTTACCCTAGAATTGGCGGGCTACCGGCGTGCCCGCTACCGGCAGTTGCAGGAGATTGCCCATCAGGTGGCTGCCCAAGTCCTCGACACCGGTAAACCGGTTGAAATTCGCTCGCTGTCAGCGGCAGAGCGGCGTGTCGTTCACAGTCTCATTAAGGTAGAGAGCGATTGCCTTGAAACCTTTAGCCACGGCGAGGAACCTGATCGCCGCTTGGTGGTGCAGTTAGCCCAAGGGACTGAGGCCGAAGTGGCGGCTGATGCGCTGGAGCAGGTATAG
- a CDS encoding glutaminase, translating into MLGDLDPALIQEWLKAAPGEVAKGEPLQRLPRVGSEAFAFAVVTPEHQFTLGRSTLRFPLMSAIKPFLLLYALTLWQEQVWTWVGQRPSDYPYNSVLQLTLDQGWPRNPMINSGAIALASQLSQVGGVAAFQTWLNECAGTELRVDEAVLAAVHRHPNWQNRTLAHFLVESGRIADAGVALEIYNQVCCFQGTIEEVARLGLLLALPHEKVSDRHRQQVNVLMLTCGLYEDSPRYALEIGLPVKSGVSGVILAIVPRQGAIACYSPPLDPSGNSILGLYLLQRISRHFGLSPLG; encoded by the coding sequence ATGCTGGGGGATCTAGACCCTGCCCTCATCCAAGAGTGGCTCAAGGCTGCACCAGGAGAAGTTGCCAAGGGGGAACCCCTGCAGCGGCTACCGAGGGTGGGGTCTGAAGCCTTTGCGTTTGCTGTTGTAACCCCAGAACATCAATTCACCCTTGGGCGCTCCACGCTACGCTTTCCCTTAATGAGCGCGATTAAGCCCTTTTTACTGCTGTATGCCTTGACGCTGTGGCAGGAGCAGGTGTGGACGTGGGTAGGGCAGCGACCCTCAGATTACCCCTATAACTCTGTGTTGCAGTTAACCCTCGATCAGGGGTGGCCCCGCAATCCGATGATCAATAGTGGGGCGATCGCCCTCGCGAGCCAGTTGTCCCAAGTGGGGGGGGTAGCCGCCTTTCAAACATGGCTGAATGAGTGTGCCGGTACCGAGTTGCGAGTGGATGAGGCGGTCTTAGCTGCGGTTCATCGCCATCCCAACTGGCAAAATCGCACCCTTGCTCACTTTTTGGTTGAGTCTGGACGGATTGCCGATGCGGGGGTTGCCCTTGAAATCTACAATCAGGTGTGCTGTTTCCAAGGAACGATTGAGGAGGTGGCGCGCCTAGGTCTGCTGTTGGCGTTGCCCCATGAAAAGGTGAGCGATCGCCACCGCCAGCAGGTGAATGTGCTCATGCTCACCTGTGGTCTTTACGAAGACTCCCCCCGCTATGCCCTAGAGATTGGCTTGCCCGTGAAATCGGGTGTCAGCGGTGTGATTTTGGCCATCGTGCCGCGACAGGGGGCGATCGCCTGCTACAGTCCACCCCTTGATCCCAGTGGCAACTCGATTTTAGGTCTATACCTGCTCCAGCGCATCAGCCGCCACTTCGGCCTCAGTCCCTTGGGCTAA